The Amblyomma americanum isolate KBUSLIRL-KWMA chromosome 6, ASM5285725v1, whole genome shotgun sequence genome has a window encoding:
- the LOC144094684 gene encoding kunitz-type serine protease inhibitor-like: MDSTKWMLVYALIISGTLTGILEAKHARRSSEQDNPTDQRLKNKCWLKPNQQHCKDYEPRWYYDTTYLLCKQYLYGGCGGEDSNAFKSHEQCMKTCAFEVPEHARSGGKGSQQPAKHRG; this comes from the exons ATGGACAGCACAAAATGGATGCTTGTGTACGCCTTGATCATATCTGGAACGCTGACAG GAATACTTGAGGCGAAGCACGCCAGACGGTCGTCGGAGCAGGACAACCCGACAGACCAGCGCCTCAAGAACAAGTGCTGGCTGAAGCCCAACCAGCAGCACTGCAAAGACTACGAGCCGCGGTGGTACTACGACACGACCTACCTGCTCTGCAAGCAGTACCTGTACGGCGGCTGCGGAGGAGAGGattccaatgccttcaagtcccACGAGCAGTGCATGAAAACCTGCGCGTTTGAG GTCCCTGAACATGCAAGGTCTGGTGGCAAAGGCAGCCAACAGCCAGCAAAACACCGTGGCTGA